The following proteins are co-located in the Micromonospora coriariae genome:
- a CDS encoding M23 family metallopeptidase codes for MPSPTIGRRTRPAYPILLLLAPVLAAGCATTRPGVPPDGVAPTPPAVWATADQPGTPSATATAAGPTRPTPSSARPSASAPRVGLRHVFPVRADDVAYHPTHGAYPATDIFADCGETFVAVTDGTVLEVSRTDRYDKRGPQGPENGGLSVALLGDDGVRYYGSHLSVVTTGVDAGARVRAGQQLGKVGRTGNANNVCHVHFGISPPCTGRDGWWIRRGVLWPARYLDSWRRGGNREPAAEVTAWQRKHGCPKAP; via the coding sequence ATGCCCTCGCCGACGATCGGCCGCCGCACGCGTCCGGCGTACCCGATCCTGCTGCTGCTCGCCCCGGTGCTGGCCGCCGGCTGCGCGACCACCCGGCCGGGGGTCCCACCGGACGGCGTCGCCCCGACGCCGCCGGCGGTCTGGGCGACCGCCGACCAGCCCGGGACGCCCTCCGCCACGGCGACGGCGGCCGGTCCGACCCGCCCGACGCCGTCGTCGGCCCGGCCGTCGGCGAGCGCACCCCGCGTCGGGCTGCGGCACGTCTTTCCGGTACGCGCCGACGACGTGGCCTATCACCCGACGCACGGCGCCTACCCGGCGACGGACATCTTCGCCGACTGCGGTGAGACGTTCGTCGCGGTGACCGACGGGACGGTGCTCGAGGTGAGTCGCACCGACCGGTACGACAAGCGCGGTCCGCAGGGCCCGGAGAACGGGGGCCTGTCGGTCGCCCTGCTCGGCGATGACGGGGTGCGGTACTACGGCTCGCACCTGAGCGTGGTGACCACCGGCGTCGATGCCGGTGCCCGGGTGCGCGCCGGGCAGCAGCTCGGCAAGGTGGGCCGCACCGGCAACGCGAACAACGTCTGCCACGTGCACTTCGGCATCTCGCCGCCGTGCACTGGCAGGGACGGCTGGTGGATCCGGCGAGGGGTGCTCTGGCCGGCGCGCTACCTGGACTCCTGGCGGCGTGGCGGCAATCGGGAACCGGCCGCCGAGGTCACCGCGTGGCAGCGCAAACACGGCTGCCCGAAGGCTCCCTGA
- a CDS encoding tRNA adenosine deaminase-associated protein: protein MSYFAAAVVRDDSGWTAAEVSLRGATDIDEVADRLRDVDQEADISLLFVEADDAYLVILRLDEGEDLRVFGSDSAYAEESRLGSLLVGDLKTSVTGLDGDDEPRPATGGDEESEQPAVDPEADPVGDADLLANLGIPAQKLLALCTHEGMLPADVTAEICEVLGCADEVEDLREV, encoded by the coding sequence GTGTCGTACTTCGCTGCGGCCGTGGTGCGCGACGACAGTGGCTGGACCGCCGCAGAGGTCAGCCTGCGCGGCGCCACCGACATCGACGAGGTCGCCGACCGGCTGCGTGACGTCGACCAGGAGGCCGACATCTCGCTGCTCTTCGTCGAGGCGGACGACGCCTACCTGGTGATCCTGCGCCTCGACGAGGGCGAGGACCTGAGGGTGTTCGGGTCGGACTCCGCGTACGCCGAGGAATCCCGGCTGGGTTCGCTGCTGGTCGGTGATCTGAAGACCTCGGTCACCGGGCTCGACGGCGACGACGAGCCGCGCCCGGCGACCGGCGGCGACGAGGAGAGCGAGCAGCCCGCAGTCGACCCGGAGGCCGACCCGGTAGGCGACGCCGACCTGCTGGCCAACCTGGGCATTCCCGCGCAGAAACTGCTGGCCCTGTGCACCCATGAGGGGATGCTGCCGGCCGACGTCACCGCCGAGATCTGCGAGGTGCTCGGCTGCGCCGACGAGGTCGAGGACCTGCGTGAGGTCTGA
- a CDS encoding nucleoside deaminase, with protein sequence MRRALEVAVTGPAVDDVGAADVDDVPVGAVLYGPDGTELAIGRNERELTGDPTAHAEVLALRRGAEQAGRWRLDGCTLVVTLEPCTMCAGALVLARVSTVVFGAWEPKTGAAGSLWDVLRDRRLNHRPEVYGGVLEAETAAVLRAFFR encoded by the coding sequence ATGCGCCGCGCGCTGGAGGTCGCCGTCACCGGCCCCGCCGTCGACGACGTGGGCGCTGCCGACGTGGACGACGTGCCGGTGGGAGCGGTGCTCTACGGCCCCGACGGGACCGAACTGGCGATCGGGCGCAACGAGCGGGAGCTGACCGGCGACCCCACCGCGCACGCCGAGGTGCTGGCGTTGCGCAGGGGCGCCGAGCAGGCCGGCCGATGGCGGTTGGACGGCTGCACCCTGGTGGTCACCCTGGAACCGTGCACCATGTGTGCGGGAGCGCTCGTGCTGGCCCGGGTCTCCACCGTCGTCTTCGGCGCCTGGGAGCCGAAGACCGGCGCGGCCGGCTCACTGTGGGACGTGCTGCGCGACCGCCGACTCAACCACCGCCCCGAGGTCTACGGCGGCGTCCTGGAAGCCGAAACCGCCGCCGTACTACGCGCCTTCTTCCGCTAA
- a CDS encoding endonuclease domain-containing protein, with the protein MDNPDAVLGFHSAAQLHGFGIAPTDNVHLLIPAGRPFPQRRGITSHQTVLPTAPPVCILGLPCAGAPRVAVDLARTLPRLDALPLLDAALFAGAVTPEELLVEVSRHDGLRGVRQARELVAIADGRAECRQETQLRLLLIDAGIKDFVPQLPVRDGAGRVRCRLDLGDPCRMIAAEYDGSSHLNRQTLRRDRSRHNWLEQQGWAMRYFTAADLYHSPESVLSTITTARRSRANRRAWRSTDAHMP; encoded by the coding sequence ATGGACAACCCGGACGCGGTGCTGGGCTTCCACAGTGCTGCCCAACTCCACGGCTTCGGGATTGCACCGACCGACAACGTTCACCTGCTCATCCCTGCGGGAAGGCCCTTCCCGCAACGGCGAGGGATCACCTCACACCAGACAGTTCTGCCGACTGCCCCACCCGTCTGCATCCTTGGCCTTCCCTGTGCGGGAGCACCCCGCGTCGCCGTTGATCTCGCCCGTACGCTTCCCCGGCTCGACGCCCTGCCGCTCCTCGACGCCGCACTCTTCGCCGGGGCGGTGACACCGGAAGAGCTGCTCGTCGAGGTAAGCCGGCACGACGGGCTACGTGGTGTGCGACAGGCTCGCGAACTCGTGGCGATCGCGGACGGACGAGCGGAGTGCCGACAGGAGACCCAGCTTCGGCTGCTCCTCATCGATGCCGGCATCAAAGATTTCGTACCCCAATTGCCGGTACGCGACGGCGCAGGTCGTGTCCGGTGCCGCCTTGACCTGGGCGATCCGTGCCGCATGATCGCAGCAGAGTACGACGGCTCCTCCCACCTCAACCGCCAGACGCTGCGAAGGGACCGCTCCCGCCACAACTGGCTGGAGCAACAGGGGTGGGCGATGCGCTACTTCACCGCCGCAGACCTGTACCACTCCCCCGAAAGCGTCCTCTCCACGATCACTACCGCCCGTCGATCTAGGGCGAATCGTCGCGCATGGAGATCAACTGACGCTCATATGCCCTAG
- the deoD gene encoding purine-nucleoside phosphorylase — protein sequence MSTHIGAKPGEIAERVLMPGDPLRAKWIAETYLEGATCYSTVRGMLGFTGRWNGVEVSVQGSGMGMPSASIYAHELINEYGVKTLIRVGSCGALSTDLQLRDVVAAIGSSTDSNMNRMRFDGLIDYAPVADFGLLRTSVEVAERRGITMHVGPILAADAFYTDRPDLYDTLADYGVLAVEMESAALYTIAARFKARALTVLTVSDHIKTGEKTTSEEREQTFSQMVEIALDTIIT from the coding sequence ATGAGTACGCACATCGGCGCAAAGCCGGGAGAGATCGCCGAGCGGGTCCTGATGCCGGGCGACCCGCTGCGGGCCAAGTGGATCGCGGAGACCTACCTCGAGGGCGCCACCTGCTACTCGACGGTCCGGGGCATGCTGGGCTTCACCGGCCGCTGGAACGGCGTCGAGGTCTCCGTCCAGGGCTCCGGCATGGGCATGCCGTCCGCCTCCATCTACGCCCACGAGCTGATCAACGAGTACGGCGTGAAGACGCTGATTCGAGTCGGCTCCTGCGGTGCCCTCAGCACCGACCTCCAACTGCGGGACGTGGTCGCCGCGATCGGCTCGTCCACCGACTCGAACATGAACCGGATGCGCTTCGACGGCCTGATCGACTACGCCCCGGTGGCCGATTTCGGGCTGCTGCGTACCTCGGTCGAGGTGGCCGAGCGGCGCGGCATCACCATGCACGTCGGGCCGATCCTGGCCGCGGACGCCTTCTACACGGACCGGCCGGATCTCTACGACACCCTCGCCGACTACGGCGTGCTGGCGGTGGAGATGGAGTCGGCGGCGCTCTACACGATCGCCGCCCGGTTCAAGGCGCGCGCGCTGACCGTCCTGACCGTCAGCGACCACATCAAGACCGGCGAGAAGACCACCTCCGAGGAGCGCGAGCAGACCTTCAGCCAGATGGTCGAGATCGCCCTCGACACCATCATCACCTGA
- a CDS encoding SDR family oxidoreductase, which translates to MGQLDGKTALVTGGTAGIGLAAARRFAAEGAYVFVTGRRKGPVDEAVASIGANVTGIASDVSKLDDLDRVMRAIEERGAGLDVVFANAGGGEFRSLDSITVEHVATTFDTNIYGTIFTVQKALPLLNEGATIVLTGSTAASNGTPAFSVYAASKAAIRSFGRTWAAELIGRKIRVNTLIPGSTETPGLAGLAPSPAEAPGLLKTIASGVPMQRMAHPDEIANAALFLASDQSSFMTGGELFVDGGEQQL; encoded by the coding sequence GTGGGACAGCTTGACGGCAAGACCGCCCTCGTCACCGGGGGCACCGCCGGCATCGGCCTGGCCGCCGCCCGCCGCTTCGCCGCCGAAGGCGCGTACGTCTTCGTCACCGGCCGCCGCAAGGGCCCGGTGGACGAGGCCGTCGCCAGCATCGGCGCGAACGTCACAGGCATCGCCAGCGATGTCAGCAAGCTCGACGACCTGGACCGGGTGATGCGGGCGATCGAGGAGCGGGGCGCGGGCCTGGACGTGGTGTTCGCCAACGCCGGCGGTGGCGAGTTCCGGTCGCTCGACTCGATCACGGTCGAGCACGTGGCCACCACCTTCGACACCAACATCTACGGCACCATCTTCACAGTCCAGAAGGCCCTGCCCCTGCTCAACGAGGGCGCGACGATCGTGCTGACCGGCTCGACCGCCGCCAGCAACGGCACCCCGGCGTTCAGCGTCTACGCCGCGTCCAAGGCAGCCATCCGCTCGTTCGGCCGCACCTGGGCCGCCGAGCTGATCGGCCGGAAGATCCGGGTCAACACCCTGATCCCCGGCTCGACCGAGACTCCCGGGCTCGCAGGCCTCGCGCCCAGCCCCGCCGAGGCACCCGGGTTGCTGAAGACCATCGCCTCGGGCGTGCCCATGCAGCGCATGGCACACCCGGACGAGATCGCCAACGCCGCGCTCTTCCTCGCCTCCGACCAGAGCAGCTTCATGACCGGCGGCGAGTTGTTCGTCGACGGCGGCGAGCAGCAGCTCTGA